One Pleurocapsa sp. PCC 7327 DNA segment encodes these proteins:
- a CDS encoding A/G-specific adenine glycosylase, translating into MINTSIKLEVQTFRMNLECDRLDMKFLAKVINLALFFASWREIERQRRQKYTLDLSSILSAMTAIIPYSKETLSESLAPAKIKWFRRQLSTWAKENLRDFPWRRTSDPYAIFIAEFMLQKTDAATVVPIYETFLVRYPALQDLAAATVDDIAQILKPLGLLFRAERLLQSAQTILEKYQGKIPLSEDKLLKLPGIGIYTARSICANAFNQPLAVLDTNVARILERFFGLKGERVKSRCKLLWKAAESVAPARKVGTWNLTLLDFGATVCTAKNPLCDKCPLQKQCNYANSASLL; encoded by the coding sequence ATGATTAACACATCAATAAAATTAGAAGTTCAAACTTTTAGAATGAATTTAGAATGCGATCGCTTAGATATGAAATTTCTGGCAAAAGTCATTAACTTAGCGCTCTTCTTTGCCTCTTGGCGTGAGATCGAACGACAACGGCGGCAAAAGTATACTCTCGATTTGTCTTCAATTCTCAGTGCAATGACAGCTATAATTCCTTACTCCAAAGAAACCCTTTCAGAAAGTCTCGCTCCAGCTAAAATCAAGTGGTTTCGCCGCCAGTTGTCTACTTGGGCAAAGGAAAACTTGCGCGACTTTCCCTGGCGACGTACTTCTGACCCCTATGCTATCTTCATCGCCGAATTCATGTTGCAAAAGACAGATGCTGCTACAGTCGTCCCCATTTACGAAACTTTTCTGGTTCGATACCCTGCCCTTCAGGATTTAGCAGCAGCAACCGTTGATGATATTGCCCAAATTTTAAAACCGCTCGGTCTTCTATTTCGAGCCGAGCGACTACTACAGTCGGCACAAACCATACTGGAAAAGTATCAAGGAAAAATCCCTCTTTCGGAAGATAAATTGCTAAAGTTGCCAGGAATCGGCATTTATACAGCGCGGTCTATCTGTGCCAATGCCTTCAACCAACCGCTAGCCGTTCTCGATACAAATGTAGCTCGTATTTTAGAGCGCTTTTTCGGACTCAAAGGAGAGCGCGTGAAATCTCGTTGCAAGTTGCTTTGGAAAGCCGCAGAATCGGTTGCCCCTGCCAGAAAGGTAGGAACGTGGAATCTAACGTTGCTCGATTTTGGTGCCACAGTCTGTACGGCTAAAAATCCTCTCTGCGACAAGTGCCCTCTACAAAAGCAGTGCAATTATGCCAATTCAGCTTCTTTATTATAG
- a CDS encoding DUF4278 domain-containing protein: MKLSYRGVDYEKELPILEMNEGEIGGKYRGRDWNYRYPRHIPQLQPKWKRQYRGIAYSTRPIPRGGEIIIPQWDTTGVYCPVPAQQPQTVVADEISNTHLENMRRSLERRLQVAKANGDEHLIDLLEKESQQLALEK, encoded by the coding sequence ATGAAACTATCCTATCGGGGTGTTGATTATGAAAAAGAGCTGCCAATCCTAGAGATGAATGAAGGGGAAATTGGTGGCAAATATCGCGGACGAGACTGGAATTATCGCTATCCTAGACATATTCCCCAACTTCAGCCCAAATGGAAGCGACAGTATCGAGGGATAGCCTACAGCACTCGTCCCATTCCTAGAGGAGGAGAAATTATCATTCCTCAATGGGATACGACAGGCGTGTATTGTCCGGTTCCCGCGCAACAACCGCAGACAGTTGTTGCTGACGAAATCTCCAACACCCATCTAGAAAATATGCGCCGCAGTCTAGAACGTCGCTTACAAGTCGCTAAAGCAAATGGCGACGAACATCTAATCGATCTTCTAGAAAAAGAATCTCAGCAACTGGCACTGGAGAAATAA
- a CDS encoding DUF4278 domain-containing protein produces the protein MRLSFRGIEYEYRPVVQEVMEDGIDGTYRGVPSKIHRSQKPLRRRYSQEMIYRGVHYRIS, from the coding sequence ATGAGACTTTCTTTTCGTGGTATCGAGTATGAATATCGCCCTGTAGTGCAGGAAGTCATGGAAGACGGAATCGACGGAACCTATCGGGGCGTTCCCTCGAAAATTCATCGCTCTCAAAAGCCATTGCGCCGCCGATATTCCCAGGAAATGATTTATCGGGGCGTTCATTACCGCATTAGTTGA
- the gatB gene encoding Asp-tRNA(Asn)/Glu-tRNA(Gln) amidotransferase subunit GatB — MATATPIKTEYEAIIGLEIHCQLNTKSKIFCTCSTNFDSPPNTNICPVCMGYPGVLPVLNEEVLASAVKLGLAINGQITPHSKFDRKQYFYPDLPKNYQISQYDLPIVQHGSLEIELVNKKTGQATRKTIGITRLHMEEDAGKLVHAGSDRLSGSTHSLVDFNRTGVPLLEIVSEPDLRSGQEAAEYAQELRRLVRYLGISDGNMQEGSLRCDVNVSVRRVGDKKFGTKVEIKNMNSFSAIQKAIDYEIERQISALENGEKIVQETRLWEENTQRTVSMRSKEGSSDYRYFPEPDLPPIEVSAEQLEKWKAAIPELPAQKRRRYESELGLSAYDARVLTDDRNVAEYFEAAVAAGANPKLVANWVTQDIAAYLNNNKLSIGEIALKPEILAELVNLIAKGTISNKIAKDILPELLTTGGSAKDLVEKKGLTTLFDPAKLEKIIDEIIAANPKEVEKFRSGKGNIKGFFVGQVMKKTSGRADPKLTNQLIDKKLQE; from the coding sequence ATGGCTACTGCTACACCTATCAAAACCGAGTATGAAGCCATTATTGGTCTAGAGATTCACTGCCAGCTCAACACGAAGAGTAAAATTTTCTGTACCTGTTCTACTAACTTTGACAGTCCTCCCAATACCAATATCTGTCCCGTCTGCATGGGATATCCTGGAGTCTTACCCGTTCTCAATGAAGAAGTCCTTGCCTCTGCGGTTAAGCTAGGACTTGCCATTAACGGTCAAATAACCCCTCACAGCAAATTCGATCGCAAACAGTATTTTTATCCTGATTTGCCGAAAAATTACCAAATTTCTCAGTACGACCTCCCCATTGTCCAACACGGCTCTTTAGAAATCGAGTTAGTGAATAAGAAAACTGGGCAAGCAACGCGCAAAACCATTGGGATTACTCGCCTGCACATGGAAGAGGATGCGGGAAAACTCGTCCATGCGGGAAGCGATCGCCTCTCCGGTTCCACTCATTCTCTAGTCGATTTCAATCGTACTGGGGTTCCCCTGCTCGAAATCGTTTCCGAACCCGATTTGCGATCGGGTCAAGAAGCGGCAGAATATGCGCAGGAGTTGCGCCGTCTGGTACGCTACCTCGGTATTAGCGACGGCAATATGCAGGAAGGATCGCTGCGTTGCGATGTTAACGTCTCCGTTCGTCGAGTGGGAGATAAAAAATTTGGCACGAAGGTCGAAATTAAGAATATGAACTCGTTCAGTGCCATCCAAAAAGCGATCGACTACGAAATCGAACGGCAAATTTCAGCCCTAGAAAACGGCGAAAAGATCGTCCAAGAAACTCGACTCTGGGAAGAAAACACTCAACGCACCGTCAGCATGCGGTCTAAAGAAGGGTCTAGCGATTATCGCTATTTCCCAGAACCCGATTTGCCGCCGATCGAAGTTTCTGCCGAACAGTTGGAGAAATGGAAAGCGGCAATCCCGGAACTTCCCGCTCAAAAGCGCCGTCGTTACGAGTCAGAATTGGGGTTGTCTGCCTATGATGCTCGCGTGTTGACCGACGATCGCAACGTGGCAGAATATTTTGAAGCGGCAGTCGCGGCGGGGGCTAATCCCAAATTAGTTGCCAACTGGGTCACTCAAGATATTGCTGCTTATTTGAACAATAACAAATTAAGCATTGGCGAAATCGCTCTCAAACCCGAAATTCTGGCAGAATTAGTCAACTTAATCGCAAAAGGAACGATTAGCAACAAAATTGCCAAGGATATTTTGCCAGAACTGTTGACAACAGGAGGGTCTGCCAAAGATTTGGTAGAAAAGAAAGGATTGACTACACTGTTCGATCCCGCAAAACTGGAAAAAATTATCGATGAAATCATTGCCGCCAATCCTAAAGAAGTTGAAAAGTTTCGTAGCGGCAAAGGCAATATTAAAGGTTTCTTTGTCGGACAGGTAATGAAGAAAACAAGTGGACGTGCCGATCCCAAGCTGACCAATCAGTTGATAGATAAAAAACTTCAGGAATAA
- a CDS encoding cation:proton antiporter: protein MQIAILVLVQVLIVIALSRIMGVGCRAIKQPLVIGEIIAGIMLGPSLLGLISPATANFLFPESTLPFLNVLSEIGLIFFMFLIGLELNPKYLKGQLNVAILTSHVSIIVPFSLGSLLALFLYPLVSNSSVSFTAFALFLGAAMSITAFPVLARIITENNLQGTKLGTLALTCAAVDDVTAWCLLALAIAVTRTNSVAGAFPTIIEALIYIAFMVTVGRWFLQKLVVHYRRKGRLSQLVLAGIYMAVVTSALITELIGIHLIFGAFLLGAVMPKHAGLVRELAEKTEDFVLIFLLPVFFAFSGLRTQIGLLDRPELWLLCGAVVAIAIIGKYAGTYVAARVSGIEKRDASALAWLMNTRGLTELIVLNIGLSYGVISPLLFTMLVIMALVTTFMTSPLLELTYPKEKIRLDLIEEQPEEVAAKPSPVYKILVPVANPMTQQSLLNLAVAIAGNLSAVIHPLSLIELEEDYFFQSTPDEAERLIRQRREELEALIETLEPPEMRKNVAPIVRIANDVARETANIAIADNASLIIVGWHRSTFSMNQLGGRVGKILNTSPVDVAVFIDNRQQKLDSLLVAHSDNIHDDLALSLALRLLINNPNRTLKILRFTKAQQETNELGYELRNMLELLPQEVRSRIEIIKPQEEADPIRTAIRESRNTDLTIAGTSPAWGIERQTLGRYTDRLSQECHSSLLITRRYSRVISHISSLVNPEQNTLLSRSNDKQ, encoded by the coding sequence ATGCAAATAGCTATTTTAGTCCTCGTTCAAGTTCTGATTGTCATAGCTCTCTCCCGAATCATGGGAGTTGGATGCCGCGCAATCAAACAGCCTTTAGTCATCGGAGAAATCATCGCTGGAATTATGTTAGGACCCTCTTTATTAGGGCTAATTTCTCCAGCGACCGCTAACTTTTTATTTCCTGAGTCAACTTTACCGTTCCTAAATGTCTTATCAGAAATTGGCTTAATCTTTTTTATGTTTTTGATTGGGTTAGAACTCAATCCGAAATATTTAAAAGGTCAGCTTAACGTTGCTATACTAACTTCTCACGTTAGTATTATCGTTCCTTTTTCTTTAGGAAGTTTACTAGCACTATTTCTTTATCCTTTAGTTTCCAATAGTTCGGTCTCCTTTACTGCTTTTGCGTTGTTTTTGGGCGCAGCCATGTCAATTACTGCCTTTCCAGTATTGGCGCGGATTATTACCGAAAATAATTTACAAGGGACAAAATTAGGAACTCTAGCCCTAACTTGTGCAGCAGTTGATGACGTTACGGCGTGGTGTTTATTAGCACTCGCGATCGCAGTGACTCGAACTAACAGCGTGGCAGGTGCTTTTCCAACTATTATCGAAGCCCTAATTTATATCGCCTTTATGGTAACGGTAGGGCGATGGTTTCTGCAAAAACTGGTCGTTCATTACAGGCGCAAGGGAAGACTATCTCAGTTAGTTTTGGCAGGAATTTACATGGCAGTTGTTACTTCTGCCCTCATTACAGAACTTATTGGAATTCACCTAATTTTTGGTGCGTTTTTATTAGGGGCAGTCATGCCCAAACATGCAGGTTTGGTGAGAGAACTTGCTGAGAAAACTGAAGATTTCGTTCTCATTTTTTTACTGCCCGTCTTCTTTGCTTTTAGCGGTTTGCGGACGCAAATTGGCTTGTTAGATCGCCCTGAATTATGGCTGTTATGTGGTGCAGTTGTAGCTATTGCTATTATTGGGAAATATGCAGGAACATATGTTGCAGCGCGAGTATCTGGCATTGAAAAAAGAGATGCTTCCGCTTTAGCTTGGTTGATGAATACTCGCGGACTAACCGAGTTAATTGTCTTAAATATTGGCTTGAGTTATGGAGTCATTTCGCCGCTATTATTTACCATGCTAGTCATTATGGCATTGGTGACAACATTTATGACTTCTCCTCTGTTGGAGTTAACTTATCCGAAAGAAAAAATCCGGTTAGATCTGATTGAGGAACAACCTGAAGAAGTGGCAGCAAAACCTTCTCCTGTTTACAAAATATTGGTGCCAGTTGCTAATCCAATGACTCAACAAAGTCTGCTTAATTTAGCAGTTGCGATCGCAGGAAATCTATCTGCTGTCATTCATCCTCTTAGTTTAATCGAATTGGAAGAAGATTATTTTTTCCAAAGTACTCCCGATGAAGCAGAAAGATTAATTAGACAGCGACGAGAAGAATTAGAAGCATTAATTGAGACGTTAGAACCTCCTGAGATGAGAAAGAATGTTGCTCCCATTGTTCGCATTGCTAACGACGTTGCGCGAGAAACAGCTAACATTGCCATCGCCGATAATGCTAGCTTAATTATTGTTGGTTGGCACCGTTCGACATTTAGCATGAATCAGTTGGGAGGAAGAGTAGGAAAAATTTTGAATACTTCTCCAGTAGATGTCGCTGTTTTTATCGATAACAGACAGCAAAAATTAGACTCGCTTTTAGTCGCTCATTCTGATAATATTCATGACGATCTTGCCTTATCACTTGCCTTAAGATTGCTGATAAACAATCCCAATCGAACCCTAAAAATCCTTCGCTTTACAAAAGCTCAGCAAGAAACCAATGAGTTAGGCTATGAATTGCGGAATATGTTGGAATTGTTGCCTCAAGAGGTGCGATCGCGCATAGAAATTATTAAGCCTCAAGAAGAAGCCGATCCCATCCGAACGGCGATTAGAGAGTCGCGCAATACCGATCTCACTATAGCAGGAACGAGTCCGGCATGGGGAATCGAACGTCAAACCTTGGGACGCTATACTGACCGACTGTCGCAAGAATGTCATTCATCTCTATTAATTACCCGCCGCTATTCTCGCGTCATTAGTCATATTAGTTCTTTGGTAAATCCAGAACAAAACACGCTCTTATCGCGCTCGAATGACAAACAATGA